Proteins from a single region of Hordeum vulgare subsp. vulgare chromosome 6H, MorexV3_pseudomolecules_assembly, whole genome shotgun sequence:
- the LOC123406318 gene encoding uncharacterized protein LOC123406318 isoform X2, with protein MLVLLRPNQAQLTLADTADAGASRDLPRPPWRGDASWPLSTARTGWSASATDIKGTGACEVKVPQANCAKNERIFCNNCRTSIVDFHRSCTKCSYDLCLICCRELRLGRCPGGAAASNMVLTQPEVEGKEDLQQTRSDDNGVSQKIPDGENGLLRNSAVPVEDSAAAASSMVLTQPEVEGKEDLQQTSSDDNSVSQKLSDGQEYKGYTTRAEAEVRYARYLAGERRERWKNRMKTSFIAIMLIVMTATLSSM; from the exons ATGCTTGTCTTGTTGCGACCCAACCAGGCGCAGCTAACTCTAGCTGACACCGCGGATGCCGGCGCCTCAAGGGATCTTCCACGACCTCCTTGGCGAGGTGACGCCTCCTGGCCACTCTCCACCGCGCGGACGGGATGGTCGGCCTcggctacagatatcaaag GCACTGGTGCATGCGAAGTGAAGGTTCCACAAGCTAATTGTGCAAAAAATGAAAGGATATTCTG TAACAACTGCAGAACATCTATAGTTGACTTCCACAGAAGCTGTACTAAATGTTCCTATGATCTCTGCCTCATTTGCTGCCGGGAGCTTCGTCTTGGGCGTTGTCCTGGTGGTGCTGCTGCAAGTAACATGGTCCTTACACAACCCGAGGTAGAAGGCAAGGAAGATTTGCAACAGACACGTAGTGATGATAACGGCGTGAGTCAAAAGATTCCTGATGGAGAGAATGGCCTGTTGAGGAACAGTGCAGTTCCTGTTGAGGATAGTGCTGCTGCTGCAAGTAGCATGGTCCTTACACAACCTGAGGTAGAAGGCAAGGAAGATTTGCAACAGACAAGTAGTGATGATAACTCTGTGAGTCAAAAGCTTTCTGATGGACAAgagtacaaagggtacaccacaagggcggaggcggaagttagatacgcacGCTATCTAgcaggagagaggagggagcgttggaagaaccggatgaagaccagtttcatcgcgattatgctcatcgtgatgaccgcaactctctcttctatgtga
- the LOC123406318 gene encoding uncharacterized protein LOC123406318 isoform X3, whose amino-acid sequence MQEKIVEATIKGTGACEVKVPQANCAKNERIFCNNCRTSIVDFHRSCTKCSYDLCLICCRELRLGRCPGGAAASNMVLTQPEVEGKEDLQQTRSDDNGVSQKIPDGENGLLRNSAVPVEDSAAAASSMVLTQPEVEGKEDLQQTSSDDNSVSQKLSDGQEYKGYTTRAEAEVRYARYLAGERRERWKNRMKTSFIAIMLIVMTATLSSM is encoded by the exons ATGCAAGAGAAAATTGTTGAGGCAACAATTAAAG GCACTGGTGCATGCGAAGTGAAGGTTCCACAAGCTAATTGTGCAAAAAATGAAAGGATATTCTG TAACAACTGCAGAACATCTATAGTTGACTTCCACAGAAGCTGTACTAAATGTTCCTATGATCTCTGCCTCATTTGCTGCCGGGAGCTTCGTCTTGGGCGTTGTCCTGGTGGTGCTGCTGCAAGTAACATGGTCCTTACACAACCCGAGGTAGAAGGCAAGGAAGATTTGCAACAGACACGTAGTGATGATAACGGCGTGAGTCAAAAGATTCCTGATGGAGAGAATGGCCTGTTGAGGAACAGTGCAGTTCCTGTTGAGGATAGTGCTGCTGCTGCAAGTAGCATGGTCCTTACACAACCTGAGGTAGAAGGCAAGGAAGATTTGCAACAGACAAGTAGTGATGATAACTCTGTGAGTCAAAAGCTTTCTGATGGACAAgagtacaaagggtacaccacaagggcggaggcggaagttagatacgcacGCTATCTAgcaggagagaggagggagcgttggaagaaccggatgaagaccagtttcatcgcgattatgctcatcgtgatgaccgcaactctctcttctatgtga
- the LOC123406318 gene encoding uncharacterized protein LOC123406318 isoform X4, with product MPAPQGIFHDLLGEVTPPGHSPPRGRDGRPRLQISKVDKWKVSREDKIKFSHRTIHFLLPWLKNFHHEQMQEKIVEATIKGTGACEVKVPQANCAKNERIFWIVTTAEHL from the exons ATGCCGGCGCCTCAAGGGATCTTCCACGACCTCCTTGGCGAGGTGACGCCTCCTGGCCACTCTCCACCGCGCGGACGGGATGGTCGGCCTcggctacagatatcaaag GTTGACAAATGGAAAGTATCTCGTGAAGATAAAATTAAATTCTCTCATCGAACTATACACTTTCTGCTCCCGTGGTTGAAAAACTTCCACCACGAGCAGATGCAAGAGAAAATTGTTGAGGCAACAATTAAAG GCACTGGTGCATGCGAAGTGAAGGTTCCACAAGCTAATTGTGCAAAAAATGAAAGGATATTCTG GATAGTAACAACTGCAGAACATCTATAG
- the LOC123406318 gene encoding uncharacterized protein LOC123406318 isoform X1 has product MPAPQGIFHDLLGEVTPPGHSPPRGRDGRPRLQISKVDKWKVSREDKIKFSHRTIHFLLPWLKNFHHEQMQEKIVEATIKGTGACEVKVPQANCAKNERIFCNNCRTSIVDFHRSCTKCSYDLCLICCRELRLGRCPGGAAASNMVLTQPEVEGKEDLQQTRSDDNGVSQKIPDGENGLLRNSAVPVEDSAAAASSMVLTQPEVEGKEDLQQTSSDDNSVSQKLSDGQEYKGYTTRAEAEVRYARYLAGERRERWKNRMKTSFIAIMLIVMTATLSSM; this is encoded by the exons ATGCCGGCGCCTCAAGGGATCTTCCACGACCTCCTTGGCGAGGTGACGCCTCCTGGCCACTCTCCACCGCGCGGACGGGATGGTCGGCCTcggctacagatatcaaag GTTGACAAATGGAAAGTATCTCGTGAAGATAAAATTAAATTCTCTCATCGAACTATACACTTTCTGCTCCCGTGGTTGAAAAACTTCCACCACGAGCAGATGCAAGAGAAAATTGTTGAGGCAACAATTAAAG GCACTGGTGCATGCGAAGTGAAGGTTCCACAAGCTAATTGTGCAAAAAATGAAAGGATATTCTG TAACAACTGCAGAACATCTATAGTTGACTTCCACAGAAGCTGTACTAAATGTTCCTATGATCTCTGCCTCATTTGCTGCCGGGAGCTTCGTCTTGGGCGTTGTCCTGGTGGTGCTGCTGCAAGTAACATGGTCCTTACACAACCCGAGGTAGAAGGCAAGGAAGATTTGCAACAGACACGTAGTGATGATAACGGCGTGAGTCAAAAGATTCCTGATGGAGAGAATGGCCTGTTGAGGAACAGTGCAGTTCCTGTTGAGGATAGTGCTGCTGCTGCAAGTAGCATGGTCCTTACACAACCTGAGGTAGAAGGCAAGGAAGATTTGCAACAGACAAGTAGTGATGATAACTCTGTGAGTCAAAAGCTTTCTGATGGACAAgagtacaaagggtacaccacaagggcggaggcggaagttagatacgcacGCTATCTAgcaggagagaggagggagcgttggaagaaccggatgaagaccagtttcatcgcgattatgctcatcgtgatgaccgcaactctctcttctatgtga